A part of Amycolatopsis camponoti genomic DNA contains:
- a CDS encoding TetR/AcrR family transcriptional regulator — protein sequence MGGSGSTAFGRPREFDIDEALECAMQVFWARGYDGTSLTDLTGAMGITKSSMYAAFGNKEQLFRKAVKRYAEGPASYATRALHEPTARGVAEAFLRGAVRTTTSPGAPAGCLSVQGALALSEQGRPAHDVLVDWRNDAGVRLEERFRRAVDEGDLGPDADPRRLARFVMTMGFGIAVQAANGLGTAELDEIAATALLAWPGQHPRTS from the coding sequence ATGGGTGGTTCGGGGAGCACAGCGTTCGGCCGCCCCCGGGAGTTCGACATCGACGAGGCGCTGGAGTGCGCCATGCAGGTGTTCTGGGCTCGGGGCTACGACGGCACGAGCCTGACGGATCTGACCGGTGCCATGGGGATCACCAAGTCGAGCATGTATGCCGCCTTCGGCAACAAGGAGCAGCTCTTCCGCAAGGCGGTGAAGCGCTACGCCGAGGGCCCCGCCTCCTACGCGACGCGCGCCCTGCACGAGCCCACGGCACGAGGGGTGGCCGAGGCGTTCCTTCGCGGAGCCGTCCGGACCACGACATCGCCCGGCGCGCCCGCCGGGTGCCTGTCCGTTCAGGGCGCACTGGCGCTGAGCGAGCAGGGCCGCCCGGCGCACGATGTGCTCGTCGACTGGCGCAACGATGCGGGCGTACGGCTCGAGGAGCGCTTCCGGCGGGCGGTCGACGAGGGCGACCTCGGGCCGGACGCCGATCCGAGGCGTCTCGCCCGGTTCGTCATGACGATGGGGTTCGGCATCGCGGTCCAGGCCGCGAACGGCCTGGGGACCGCCGAACTCGATGAGATCGCCGCCACCGCGCTGCTCGCCTGGCCGGGTCAGCACCCCCGCACGTCGTAG
- a CDS encoding aldo/keto reductase — protein MKTASLGGLEISRIGLGAMGMSAFYTGAGRLNDQSIRTIRHALDLGVTHIDTAEVYGPFVNEELVGQAIKGRRDEVVVATKFGLVSHTGRPGPDSSPAGIRVAVEGSLRRLGTDHIDLYYQHRVDPDTPIEDTVGALTELVAEGKVRHIGLSEAGPTTIRRAHAVHPLAAVQSEYSLWTRDPEAEVLPVLRELGVGLVPYSPLGHGFLTGTIRSLDGLDADDWRRTNPRFTGGNLELNLRIVDEVNAVAAEAGATPAQVALAWLLAQGDDIAPIPGTTRIDRLEENTAADHIGLTDAHVARLNNLESAAGDRYAEADLAAIDR, from the coding sequence ATGAAAACCGCCTCGCTCGGAGGGCTGGAGATCTCCCGCATCGGTCTCGGCGCGATGGGAATGTCAGCCTTCTACACCGGAGCCGGCCGGCTGAACGACCAGTCGATCCGCACGATCCGGCACGCTCTGGATCTCGGTGTCACCCACATCGACACCGCCGAGGTCTACGGCCCCTTCGTCAACGAAGAGCTGGTCGGCCAGGCCATCAAGGGGCGCCGGGACGAAGTCGTCGTGGCCACCAAGTTCGGCCTCGTCTCGCACACCGGGCGCCCCGGCCCGGACAGCAGCCCGGCCGGCATCCGGGTCGCCGTCGAAGGATCCTTGCGGCGCCTGGGCACCGACCACATCGACCTCTACTACCAGCACCGCGTCGATCCGGACACCCCGATCGAGGACACCGTCGGAGCCCTGACCGAACTGGTCGCCGAGGGCAAGGTCCGCCACATCGGCCTGTCCGAGGCGGGCCCCACGACGATCCGGCGCGCGCACGCGGTGCACCCGCTCGCCGCTGTGCAGTCCGAGTACTCGCTGTGGACCCGCGACCCCGAAGCGGAGGTTCTGCCGGTCCTGCGAGAGCTCGGCGTGGGCCTCGTCCCGTACTCGCCGCTCGGCCACGGGTTCCTCACCGGCACCATCCGCTCGCTGGACGGCCTCGACGCCGACGATTGGCGCCGCACCAACCCGCGGTTCACCGGCGGCAACCTCGAACTCAACCTGCGCATCGTCGACGAGGTCAACGCCGTCGCCGCCGAAGCCGGGGCCACGCCCGCACAGGTCGCCCTCGCTTGGCTGCTCGCCCAGGGCGACGACATCGCCCCCATTCCCGGCACCACCCGCATCGACCGGCTCGAGGAAAACACGGCCGCCGACCACATCGGACTCACCGACGCCCACGTCGCCCGGCTGAACAACCTGGAGTCGGCCGCCGGTGACCGCTACGCCGAAGCCGACCTGGCCGCCATCGACCGCTGA
- a CDS encoding alpha/beta fold hydrolase, translating into MRKKMTVLTRTVVAVVTAATAVVGTGLVSADAAVTARPESAAVQSTATRTGEPANRPPTGYQSNYAWVNGFRMHYLRGGSGSPVVLLHGFPQTSAEWEPQLQALAKNHTVIAVDLRGTGDSSVPETGYDTTQLADDVHTLLARLNLDKGIQIVAHDIGAWIAYPYAAMWPTEVSRMVVMEGPIPDRSLYTFPAFSPEGELSTWHLGFFQKDFAQDLVRGHERDLVKGFIEQYLAVDSAFDDGDYEFYARYLREPGRFKAWMAMYQALHTDIAQNEKFRGAGLLKMPVLAVGGEEALSGAVGTQWKGYASNVETRVMADTGHWLTEERPRELTALLLEFLR; encoded by the coding sequence ATGAGAAAGAAAATGACGGTCCTGACCAGAACAGTCGTCGCCGTCGTCACCGCGGCCACCGCCGTCGTGGGGACCGGCCTGGTCTCGGCCGATGCCGCCGTGACCGCAAGACCGGAGTCGGCTGCCGTGCAGAGCACCGCCACCCGGACCGGCGAACCGGCCAACCGGCCGCCGACCGGCTACCAGTCGAACTACGCGTGGGTGAACGGTTTCCGGATGCATTACCTCCGTGGAGGCAGCGGCTCACCGGTCGTTCTCCTGCACGGTTTTCCGCAGACGTCCGCCGAGTGGGAGCCGCAACTTCAGGCCCTCGCCAAGAACCACACGGTGATCGCTGTCGACCTTCGTGGAACAGGTGACTCCTCGGTTCCGGAGACCGGCTACGACACGACACAGCTGGCTGACGACGTCCACACGCTGCTCGCCCGCCTCAACCTCGACAAGGGCATCCAGATCGTGGCCCACGACATCGGCGCGTGGATCGCCTACCCTTACGCCGCGATGTGGCCCACCGAGGTCAGCAGGATGGTGGTGATGGAGGGGCCCATCCCCGACCGGTCCCTCTACACGTTCCCGGCTTTCTCTCCCGAGGGCGAGCTTTCGACGTGGCACCTGGGATTCTTCCAGAAGGACTTCGCTCAGGATCTGGTCCGTGGGCACGAGCGCGACCTGGTCAAGGGGTTCATCGAGCAGTACCTGGCCGTGGACAGTGCGTTCGATGACGGCGACTACGAGTTCTACGCCCGATACCTCCGCGAGCCCGGCCGGTTCAAGGCGTGGATGGCCATGTACCAAGCGCTGCACACCGACATCGCCCAGAACGAGAAGTTCCGCGGGGCGGGGCTGCTGAAGATGCCGGTCCTGGCCGTCGGCGGCGAAGAGGCGCTGAGCGGTGCCGTCGGTACACAGTGGAAGGGTTACGCCTCGAACGTCGAGACCCGGGTAATGGCCGACACCGGCCACTGGCTCACCGAAGAACGACCGCGGGAACTCACCGCGCTGCTGCTGGAGTTTCTGCGCTGA